A genomic stretch from Myripristis murdjan chromosome 12, fMyrMur1.1, whole genome shotgun sequence includes:
- the lhx5 gene encoding LIM/homeobox protein Lhx5 translates to MMVHCAGCERPILDRFLLNVLDRAWHAKCVQCCDCNCNLTEKCFSRDGKLYCKIDFFRRFGTKCAGCLQGISPNDLVRKARSKVFHLNCFTCMVCNKQLSTGEELYVIDENKFVCKEDYLSSGAIKEVNLNSVSSCTDRSLSPDLQDPIQDDIKETDNSTSSDKETNNNENEEQNSGTKRRGPRTTIKAKQLETLKAAFVATPKPTRHIREQLAQETGLNMRVIQVWFQNRRSKERRMKQLSALGARRHAFFRGPRRMRPLGGRLEDADILGPGAYGYYGEYQGDYYGPGSNYDFFPHGPPSSQAQSPAESPYILGSGPGGMEGSVSGHHPSDDQRFTDMISHAETPSPEPGLPSSLQPVPGEAYGGGPSPPFSLASNSSYSAPMSHQGQEMGETTAW, encoded by the exons ATGATGGTCCACTGTGCCGGGTGCGAACGGCCCATCCTGGACCGCTTCCTCCTCAATGTGCTGGACAGAGCCTGGCATGCCAAGTGCGTCCAGTGTTGTGACTGCAACTGCAACCTCACCGAGAAGTGCTTCTCCAGAGATGGCAAGCTCTATTGCAAAATTGACTTTTTCAG gCGGTTTGGCACGAAATGCGCGGGCTGTCTGCAGGGAATCTCGCCAAACGACCTGGTGCGCAAAGCCCGCAGCAAGGTGTTTCATCTGAACTGCTTCACCTGCATGGTGTGTAACAAGCAGCTGTCCACGGGCGAGGAACTGTACGTGATAGACGAAAACAAGTTCGTGTGCAAGGAGGACTATTTGAGCTCCGGTGCCATCAAGGAAGTTAACTTGAACTCAG TGTCGTCTTGTACAGATAGGAGTTTATCGCCAGATCTGCAGGACCCAATACAGGATGACATAAAAGAGACGGACAATTCAACGTCCTCAGATAAGGAAACgaacaataatgaaaatgagGAGCAGAACTCGGGGACCAAAAGGCGGGGACCCCGGACCACCATCAAGGCCAAGCAGCTGGAAACGTTAAAGGCCGCTTTCGTCGCCACACCAAAACCAACCCGGCATATCAGAGAACAGCTGGCCCAGGAAACTGGACTAAACATGCGAGTCATCCAG gttTGGTTCCAGAACAGAAGATCCAAAGAGCGGCGCATGAAGCAGCTGAGTGCTCTGGGAGCCCGGCGGCACGCCTTCTTCAGGGGGCCCAGGAGGATGAGGCCCCTGGGAGGCAGGCTGGAGGATGCAGATATTTTGGGACCTGGGGCTTATGGCTACTATGGAG AATACCAAGGTGACTATTATGGACCAGGGAGTAACTATGACTTCTTCCCACATGGCCCTCCCTCCTCGCAGGCTCAGTCTCCAGCCGAGTCTCCTTACATCTTGGGCTCTGGCCCTGGAGGCATGGAGGGATCTGTGTCAGGCCACCATCCTTCAGATGACCAAAGGTTCACGGACATGATATCCCACGCAGAAACCCCCAGTCCTGAGCCAGGCTTACCAAGTTCATTGCAGCCTGTTCCAGGGGAAGCGTATGGGGGAGGGCCCAGCCCTCCTTTCTCCCTGGCCAGTAACTCCAGTTACAGTGCTCCTATGTCCCACCAAGGCCAGGAGATGGGCGAAACCACTGCCTGGTAA